One Luteolibacter sp. Y139 genomic region harbors:
- a CDS encoding DUF707 domain-containing protein, with amino-acid sequence MSVAIHNMNGTKEQLEEFLISGEEYRWFIDPEVHLDGNWEDFRGAFIRCDADLLATVVRAGPEDPTWNWWPSLKQRGQPVAVTEGVAALLPLMRLSSRAAEAILAGIANGWEGHPEALIPTLVSLAELKIEDIGGLGSFTPEERQRRWYGERTWHWRGPVEHVPGMLHFPVPTAQRDLAPVRLTPATVPPRMLYVSPVGAPASSLLPITLDVFRNAGADCLLLQYDEAELGIPEDVRAIRDRDYKWPLAYRNLHPDVVADYDYVFFWDDDLGIKGFDPARFVRIMQINHLAMAQPAIESPHCLSHAITSRKPCPPWRGSEGTAPRRIVGRLTNFVEIMAPVFTRDAWRTVYSYVDPGSHSGWGYDYIPVGAKGIVDALPVVHTRAVQSFNSKSQGEFECFLYSQGLFAHPHTEYGWLFE; translated from the coding sequence ATGTCCGTTGCGATCCATAATATGAACGGAACGAAAGAACAATTGGAAGAGTTCCTGATATCCGGTGAGGAGTATCGCTGGTTCATCGACCCGGAAGTGCATCTCGACGGAAACTGGGAGGATTTTCGCGGGGCCTTTATACGGTGTGACGCGGACCTCCTGGCCACCGTAGTGCGGGCAGGACCGGAGGACCCTACTTGGAATTGGTGGCCTTCCTTGAAGCAAAGAGGCCAGCCCGTGGCAGTGACCGAAGGGGTTGCCGCGCTGCTGCCTCTGATGCGTCTCAGCAGCCGTGCGGCGGAAGCGATCCTTGCCGGGATTGCGAATGGCTGGGAAGGGCATCCTGAGGCACTGATTCCGACGCTGGTGAGCTTGGCGGAGCTCAAGATAGAGGACATTGGCGGCTTGGGGAGTTTCACACCGGAAGAACGGCAGAGGCGATGGTACGGTGAGCGGACTTGGCATTGGCGGGGACCGGTGGAACACGTGCCGGGGATGTTGCATTTCCCCGTTCCAACCGCGCAGCGTGACTTGGCTCCCGTGCGTCTCACTCCCGCTACCGTCCCGCCGCGCATGCTCTACGTTTCGCCGGTCGGCGCCCCGGCATCGAGTCTGTTGCCAATTACGCTGGACGTCTTCCGGAATGCTGGTGCGGATTGCCTCCTGCTACAGTACGACGAGGCGGAACTGGGAATTCCGGAGGATGTACGGGCGATCCGTGACCGAGACTACAAATGGCCCTTGGCTTACCGCAATCTCCACCCCGATGTGGTCGCGGACTACGACTACGTATTCTTCTGGGACGACGATTTGGGAATCAAAGGATTCGATCCGGCAAGGTTCGTCAGGATCATGCAGATAAACCATCTGGCAATGGCGCAGCCGGCGATCGAATCACCCCATTGTCTTTCCCACGCGATCACGTCCCGCAAGCCGTGTCCGCCATGGCGAGGGTCGGAGGGAACAGCTCCAAGGAGGATCGTGGGAAGGCTCACGAATTTCGTGGAAATCATGGCACCAGTATTCACGCGGGACGCGTGGCGGACGGTCTACTCATATGTAGATCCTGGCAGCCACAGCGGATGGGGTTACGACTATATCCCGGTGGGGGCGAAGGGCATTGTGGATGCGCTTCCCGTGGTGCATACTCGCGCTGTGCAATCGTTTAACAGCAAGTCTCAGGGAGAGTTCGAGTGCTTCTTATACAGCCAAGGGCTCTTCGCCCACCCGCACACCGAGTACGGGTGGCTGTTCGAGTAA